The window TTCTTAAATGTGGTAGAGTGGGCAGTGCACCACCCCCTACACCTATTTAATTGCACTACCAACCATAATTACTATGGAATGCAAGGGTAAGGAATTTTTTACTTTATAAGGAATTGGGGAGAACAAGAGTAggcatttctttttctttttttttgtctatttaaAGCAGAAGGATAAGGACGTCCAATACTCTGATCCTACCAATTTACCCATCTACCCTCTAGCTAAGGTTATATATGTCTGGCCCAACTTATTTCCAATAATAACCAGGCCCGGCCCATTGAAATGCGCATAGCCTGTAGCCTAATTAAGGTCCATAAATGAATCCCATATCCTGAAAGACCCAGTTAAAAATTTCCAATTTAAATCAGAAATTACAATTTGACCTTTGATATTTGTATCCTATAAGGGTTGAGACCTTCCATACGACTTAGAGGATTAAGGTCAAGGCAATGACCATTTGCCCATCTCCATTCTTGTTCATTAATTAGGCATGTTTAATTGAAATATCAAATTTCCACACTGCATGATTCACAAGACAATACATAGCCccaatcttttatttatttattattatccttTTCATTGTTACTATTTAGATTTTGGGGATCATATACAAACAAAAGTTTTAGTTTGTCCAGAGTCGATCATCTTCAGACTATAATTAAGATAAATCTATACATGTTCGAACCCTTTCTTTTTGGCCTTCTGCAACTTCACCTGAAGTCATTTTCTGAAAGTATATGTATCCAAAAGTGCCAAAGTCTCCTCTGGAAAatcaaaaatacaaaataatatacaacaacaaaaacaagataataggagagagacgaagaagaagaagaagaagaagaaggaaaacatAGATTTAATTAGAGTCCAGCAAGGCCAATCAACCTGGATAATCCATAGGTAATAGCCATGGCCAACAAACCACCAATCAACACCCTCAAACAAGACCTCTTCACAGGTGCCTTCCCCAAGACTGCACCAACCCATCCAAAAACCACCAACGCCAAGCTCGACAATGCAATCAACACCCCTAACCGCACCCCATAAACCTGTATAAAGGATGCGGATAATAGCGGCACCGCCGCTCCGATCATGAACGAAAGCGCTGATACACCGGCCGCCTGAAGTGGGTTCGGCAATTTATCTTTGTTGCTCTCATCCTCATCAGATAAATCTCcatttttaattctattttcactgtttcttttcttctgagACACCTCTATATCCCTCTGAGAATATACAGAAACAAACTCTCCAATTGCCATACTACAAGCTCCAGCAACCATCCCTGCAAACCCTGAAATGATCATGGATGTTACGTCTGTCCTCACGGCTCCCACTCCCATCATCAATGATGCAGTGGAGACCAACCCATCGCTGGCTCCAAGGACAGCTGCTCTAAGCCACTGTGCCCTTTGCAAGTAATCGATTTCCTCTTTGGGTTCTTGCCCTATTTGTCCCTCAACATC is drawn from Telopea speciosissima isolate NSW1024214 ecotype Mountain lineage chromosome 1, Tspe_v1, whole genome shotgun sequence and contains these coding sequences:
- the LOC122641514 gene encoding vacuolar iron transporter homolog 4-like, whose translation is MASITEYGNQPSMKENTNPDQIPRNNHNDVEGQIGQEPKEEIDYLQRAQWLRAAVLGASDGLVSTASLMMGVGAVRTDVTSMIISGFAGMVAGACSMAIGEFVSVYSQRDIEVSQKKRNSENRIKNGDLSDEDESNKDKLPNPLQAAGVSALSFMIGAAVPLLSASFIQVYGVRLGVLIALSSLALVVFGWVGAVLGKAPVKRSCLRVLIGGLLAMAITYGLSRLIGLAGL